TCCCGCATTCAGGGGCTCGAAGGCGAAGGGCTCAGTACGCGGGAGACCCCAGAGGCCACCGCCGCCCAGCTCACTCTCGAGCAGATCGGCATCGTCGTTGCTGGCCAAGATGGGAGCCTTGGTGGCCCTCTGCAGTCCCGCATTGCCCTGGATATGGTCGAAATGCAGATGGGTATTCACGATTGCCTCAAGAACCGTATTTCCCAGGGCCTCAACCAATACCTCGGGCTCTCCTCCGGGATCGATGACCACAGCTCGCCCGTCGTTCAAAATCAGGTAGGCATTCGTCTCGAGAGGTCCAAGCTGGAAAGTCTGAATTTCTGCCATGATTCTCATCGTCCTCCGTACTTCCGAGCAGATCTTGGGCGCAATGCTCTGACCTTTCAGGGATTGTAGACAAGAGGGCCGAGATAAGGCAAGGACACGTCCCATGACCAATCAGCCACCGCCCTCATGCGGCATCCAGACTCTGCGCCGGGAGCATATCGTCCGGCACGAGGCTCTCCTCCGCGACGGATTCGCTGCCTTCGTCCCCCACACATCGACGTCTCTCCACTTCCCCAGGGCGGTTTCTGAAGGCTTTCTCGACCGGGACGGATCACCCCGGGCGCCCATCCTCGAAGGCGAAGTCCTTCACATCCCCCTTGCGGTCGGTCGCCGACTCATGGCCGTCATGGCCCTCGACGGCGTCCAGCCCGACCGGGCAAGGCCTATCCTGCCCGTTCTTCCGGCCTTGGCCGACCTTCTCCTGGAACGCGTCGCCCTCATCCGCCAGGCCCAGACCGATCCCCTGACCGGTCTGACCAACGCCCATTACTTCCAGGAACTCGTCGCCGGGGAAATCAGGCACATTCTGGACTGCATCCTGCCAGGATCCGCAGCGGGAACCGATTGTTCCATGTCCGGATTCAGCGCATCCTTCGCCCTTCTGGCAGTGAACCTCAACCGCTTTCGCCCCCTGAACACCACCTACGGGCACGCATTCGGCGACAGAATTCTGGCCGGCGTCGCCGAATCCCTTCTGACCTGCATCCCGGTCCAGGCCACCCCAGCCCGCTTGGAAAAAGACACATTCACTGTCCTCTGGCCTCAGGCGTCCCCGGGCAAGGCTTTGGTCCTGGCCGAAGAGATCCGGGAAAACATTGGTCGTTTGCGCATCGAATATCCCTTGTCCGGCGAACCTGTCACCGTCTCGGCCAGCATCGGGGTGACCTGCTATCCCCAGGATCTCACCGGCAGACAGCTCAGGCATCCCGTTCGGGAGCAGACTCGGTCGATTCTGTACAAGGCTTGTCGGACCGTCGCCGCGGCCAGGGCTCAAAGCGGATCCGGTGTCCTGGCCTTTCCCCGCATCCTGACTGAAGGCGGCCTCATCCTTGAAACACTGCCTCTTGGCCGACTCGTCGTCAACCTCGGACGCAGCGTGGATGTTCGAGAGGGTCAACGATTCCTGGTCTGGTCCTCGGCCGGTGGCACCGACACCGAACTCATCCGCGACGGTCAAAACCGGGTTGTGGGCCGCTACCCGTCCATGCCCAAGGCCGAGATCTCGATTATCGAGGTTCAGGACGAAATCTCCATTGCCGAACTCTTGACCTTGACCGACCCCTCCTGGCCTGTGGGCCCGGGTGACCACCTGACCCTCCAGGACGAGCATGAGACCGGTTTTCCTGCCGTATGCGAAGACACCGCCCGAATCCTCCTGCCTGGAAGAGACACCCTGACCGGCCTGTTCACGTATCGTGGTTTTCTGGAAAAATGGACCCGTTCCCGGGAAAGGACAGAGACCTGCACTTTGATGCTGGTCCGCCTCGATAACCCTGCACTGGACCCCCGCCTCCAGCAGCCATCGGCCCTGGAAGGCCTTGTAGAGTCACTCCACCGGTTGGCCGTGGAAATATACGGCAAGGGCCTTCTTGGAGGCCGGTATTGTCAGGACGGGATGATCCTTTTCGTTCCTGCGGAGCTCCGAAAGGTCTCCAATCTGGCACGGGACTTTGTCTTTGCCGCTTCTGAACGTCATCAGGCCGGGCTGACGATCGGTTGCGCTGGATTCCCTTTTTTGTCCTTCGCACGCTCGGATCTGGTCGAGAACGTCCGCAAGGCCTTGGAGCACGCATTCCTTCTCGAAGCTCCCCGCATAGCCGCGTTCGACAGTACCACTCTGACCATCAGTGCCGACCGCTATTTCGCCCGGGGAGACCTGTTCCTGGCCATGGAGGAATACAAGTTGGCCCTGGCCGCCAACGAAGACAATATCCTGGCCGCCAACTCACTGGGGATCTGTCTGGCCCGTCTGGGGCGCCTTTCCGAAGCCAGATCCCGATTCGCCGGTATTCTCGGTCGCGATGCCGAGAACCTCATGGCCCTCTACAACCTCGGATGCACCTGCCTTCGTCTCGGAGATCTGGAGGAGGCCCAACTCTCGTTTCGCCGATGCCTAAACCTTGATCCGCGGCATATCTACGCCATTCTCCGCCTCGGTCAGATGGCCGAACAGGGCGGTGACACCGTTTTGGCAGAAAGTCACTACAGGCGGGCCGGAGAGCTTGACGAACGCGTGGCCCATCGCCATCTCGGACGCTTGGCCCTAAAGGAGGGAAAAACAGAAAAGGCCCGATCTCACCTGCATGCCGCGGTGGTGGCCAACCCCATGGATGCGGCTTCACTGCACCTTTTGGCCCGCATCTATCTCGACCGTGGTGACGATCCTGAAATGGCCGAATCCTTTGCCCGGCAAAGCGTGTATCTGAATCCGGGGAAGGTTGCCTATTGGGACGAGCTGGCCCGAAGTCTCGATACCCAGGGCCGGACCGGCGAAGCGGCTCAGGCCCGATCCAGAGCTGACAGTCTCGGATAGATTGAAACAAAACGGCCCCGAACATCTTGCGCATCCAGGGCCGATCGACTCATGAAAACCCCTAAAACAACCAGCACCGACATCGGCCCTGGTCTGTAAATCTCATCTCTTGGCCAGACCCAGCCGGGAGGCCACGTTGGACGCCGCGGTCAAGGTGAAGGTTTCGGGATCGAGTGTATCCTTTTCCTTCGGGTCGATGACCAGACTGGGCGCGTTGGTCCGTCCGGTATCCGGCGTGATCTCATATTCGGCCGGAAACCCATTCTCCATATACTGATTCTGAAAGCCGATGAATTTCAGCATGTGGGCCGTTGCGTCGAGAATAGCGTGTTCGTCGCGCTCCAGAAGGCCAAGCTCACGGGCCCTGATGAGGCCTGCAAGACATTCCCCGCCCTGAGTGCAGGCGATGTGGCCGTGGGCGTTGGCCGTGAGCATGGCCTCCATGATAGCCTGTTCCTCCACCTGAACCACGTGGAAAAAATCCTCTCCGGCCAAGCGGACATAGCGGTCGACCAAAGCCCTGACCCTCGGAAACGATACAGGATTGCCGATCATGGCCGCCTGAGCCACGCTCGGACGGACCTGAACAGGGGCCCAGGCTCGGATTGCGGGATCTGCGTTGTAATATCTGAAGACCGGATCAGCATGGCTCGACTGGACGCCGAAAATCCGCGGAAGGCGGTCGATGATCCCCAAATCGGCGAGCTTGAGAAATCCGTTTAAAATGGCCGTGATGTTCCCCGCGTTGCCGATGGGAACAAAAATGGCCTGACCTCTCAAGTCCCATCTGTACCATTGGGCGATCTCGTAGGCGTAGCTCTCCTGCCCCAAAATGCGCCAGGCATTCTTCGAATTGAGCAGGGCCACCCGATACGAATCGGCCAGATGCTCGACCACCTTCATGCAGTCGTCAAAGACTCCAGGAACCTCAAGAACCATGGCCCCGTGCCCGAGAGGCTGGGCCATCTGCTGGGCTGTGACTTTACCCTGGGGCAGAATGACCACGGTCCTGATCGGTTCACCCACGTAGGACGCATAGAGGGCTGCGGCCGCCGAGGTGTCTCCAGTGGAAGCGCAAATGGCAATGACGTGATCCCACCCATGCTGTCTTATCAGATGCTTGAGATAGCTGAAAGCGCATGCCATGCCCCGATCCTTGAACGAGGCGCTCGGATTCTGGCCGTCGTTTTTGAAGGCCATGGGCTGGCCGATGAGATCTCGCAACTTTCGACTGGCCTCCACCACCGGGGTATGCCCTTCACCCAGATAGACGATATCCTCTTCCTCCAGAACCGGGGCCATCAGTTCATAGTACCTGAATACGCCTCTCAAGGCCGTTGTACGGGTGGCGCAACGGGCGTCGAAAAGATTTCTCCAGGCAGATCCTGTGGTTTCCTTCAGGGTTTTTCCGGACCTGTCGATCAGCAGCATGACGCCGCGGCAATCAGGGCAGGTGTACAAAAGCCTGTCTACGGGGAAGGACCGTCCGCACGACAGGCATTCGTACTCCATGGAACCTCGGTATTCGGGAAAAACATCGGCTCCGGACATGTATGACCTCCTCAGGCTCTCAATATATAGATGTCGGCCAGGGCGCCGGCCATAAAGACGATGGCTATGAACCCGTTGGCAGTGAAAAAAACAAGGTTCACACGAGAAAGGCTGTTTTCGTCAACCAGGAGGTGCTCACTCAGAAGAACTGCTGAAACGATCCCCCAGGTCAGAAAATAGATCCAGCCTGCACCGTACGCCCACCCGGCGAATCCGAAAAAAAGCGATGCTGTGACGTGAGAGAAACAAGCAAGAGCCAAAGCCGTTTTCAGGCCGAGATCCGCCGGCATGGAGTGCAGCCCCCTGGAGCGGTCGAATTCGACGTCCTGGGTGGCGTACAGAATATCGAACCCGGCGACCCAAAACAGAACTCCGAATGCGAGCATGGTGGACGGTAGAGTCAGGGTCGGATCGTGGGCCAACCATCCTGCAATGGGAGCCAAGCCGAGCACCGTACCAAGAAAAAAATGACAGAACGGGGTGAAACGCTTGGTATAGGAGTAAAAGGCCGACCAGAGGAGGGCATAAGGGGCCAGGGCCAAACACAACTGGTTCAAACCGGCGCAGGCCAGAATAAAGAGTCCGGCACAAATCAGAAGCAGAAACTTGGTCCCGGCAACCGAAAGTTCACCGGTCACCAGAGGCCGACCGCGCGTCCTCGGATTGTCACGGTCAAAAGGAAGGTCGACTAGTCGGTTAAACCCCATGGCAAACGACCGTACAGCCACCATGGCCAGAATCAGAAGGATCGTGGCTGCCCATCCCGGAGCGCCGTTGGAGGACCAGACCAAGCCGAGAATAGCAAAAGGCAGAGCAAAGACCGAGTGCTCGATCTTGACCATCCTGACGAAGATGCCCATGGCCTTGAAAAACTGTTTTGCCATTGAGCAGGACGGGCTCATTGTTCCTTGGCCACCACCCGAAGAAATCGCTTCTTCCCGACCTTACAGATATGTTCACCGGCCGTGACCACTGTTTCCGGGGCTTTGACCTTCTCTCCGTCCATTGACACCGCATTCTGCTTGATAAGTCTGCGGATTTCCCCTCTGGAGCAGCACAAGCCACTGGCATCCAGCACCTCGATCAAAGCCGTCCCGCAGACGGCCTCGACCACAGGCATATCCTCGGGATCCTGCTGCCGGCAGAAGACGCACTCGAAATACGTTTTGGCCTCCTGGCCCTGTTGGGGCCCGTGGAATCGGCTAACAATCTCCTGAGCCAAATCCTCCTTGATTTTCATCGGGTGGCATTGTCCTTCAGCCACGGATCGTCGAAGCTTTGCGAGCTCATCCAGACTTCTGTCCGACAGGAGTTCGAAATATCGCCACATGAGTTCATCGGAAATGGACATCATCTTTCCGAACATCTCGTTTGGAGGCTCATCGATCCCGATGTAGTTACCCAGTGACTTGCTCATCTTCTGCACCCCATCAAGGCCCTCAAGGATGGGCATGGTCAATACGACCTGGGGGGTTTGGCCGGCCTCTCGTTGTAAGGTCCGACCCATGAGCAGATTGAACTTCTGGTCCGTGCCGCCCAGTTCGACATCAGCATTCAGAGCGACCGAGTCGTACCCTTGGGCCAGAGGGTAGAGGAATTCATGGATGGCGATTGGCTGGTTTCCCTTGAAGCGCTTCTCGAAGTCGTCCCGTTCCAGCATCCGAGCCACCGTGTATTTTGAACAAAGTTCCACGAAATCGGCTGCGGTCAGTGTGTCCATCCACTCTGAGTTGAAACGGATTTCGGTTCGGTCCGGGTCGAGGATTTTGAAAATCTGACGCTTGTATGTCTCGGCGTTTTCCAAAACCTGTTCCCGCGACAATTTTTTCCTAGTCTCGGATTTGCCTGAGGGATCGCCGATCATCCCCGTGAAATCGCCGATCAAAAATATGGCCTGATGTCCGAGTTCCTGAAAATGCTTGAGCTTTTGAATCAGGACTGTGTGTCCGAGATGGAGATCCGGGGCCGTGGGGTCGAACCCGACCTTGACCCGCAACGGTCTGCCTGTTTCTAGTTTCTCGCGCAGTTCCTTTTCGTCGATGATCTCGACACTTCCTCGACGGATCTGCTCCAGTGCCGTGTCAATGTCTTTCATGCTCGTCTCCCGATGCCAACCCGACTGGATCATTTGGCGAAGCCAACAGCTCGACGTTCACGAATGACCGTAACCTTGATCTGCCCCGGGTATGTCAGATTTTCCTCGATCTTCTTGGATATGTCCTTGCATACCAAGAAAATCTTTTCGTCACTGATCCGCTCACAGTCGACCATCACCCGCAACTCCCTTCCGGCCTGAATGGCGTAGGCTCTGGCCACTCCCTCGAAGCCCGTTGCAATGTTCTCCAGATCTTCCAGCCGCTTCACGTAATTCTCCAGAAGTTCCTTTCTGGCCCCGGGCCTGGCACCAGACAGGCTGTCCGCCGCCTGGACCAAAACCGCAAGGACAGTGCTCGGAGCAACGTCCTCGTGATGTGCTGCAATGGCGTGGATGATCTCCTTGGACTCGCCGTATTTCTTGGCCAAATCTGCTCCGATCTGGGCATGCGGGCCCTCGACCTCGTGGTCCACGGCCTTGCCCAGGTCATGGAGGAGCCCGGCTCTTTTTGCCTTTTTGACGTCAATACCAAGTTCAGCGGCCATTATTCCGCAAAGAAAGGCCACTTCCAGTGAGTGCTGAAGGACATTTTGTGAGAAGCTGGTCCTGTATCGCAAATGACCGAGCAATCGTACGATTTCCGGATGGATGCCGTGGACTCCGACATCGAAGGTTGCCTGCTCTCCGATTTCCCGAAGCTTGATGTCCATCTCCTTCTCAACCTTGCGGACGATGTCCTCAATTCTGGCTGGATGGATTCGTCCATCGCTAATTAGGCGCTCCAGAGCTTGCTTGGCAACTTCTCTTCTAAGGGGGCTATAGGCTGAAAGAATGACCGTTTCAGGAGTGTCGTCGATAATCAGATCCACCCCGGTTGCCGCCTCGAGCGCCCTAATATTCCGACCTTCGCGACCGATGATCCGGCCTTTCATGTCTTCGCTTGGGAGCTGAACGGCCGTCACCGTGTGCTCGGACACATAATCGCCCGTGTAACGCTGTATCGCCGTGGCCAAAATTTCCTTGGCCTTCCGAGAAGCCGACTCTTGGGCCTCCATCTCGATGACCCGAATCATCTTTGCCGCCTCATGCCGGGTCCTGCTCTCAACCTCCTCAAACAATCTGACCTTGGCCTCCTCGGCCGTCAAACCTGAAATCTCCTCCAGTCGGGCCTGATGCTGATCCGCCAAAAGCTTGACACCTTCTTCGCGTTCACCAAGGTCCCGCTCCTTTTGGGCCAAGGACTTCTCAACATGAACCAGCTCACTCTCCCTTGTGGTCACCTCCTCTCGTTTCCGCTCGACCCGCTCCTCTTTTTCAAGCAGTCTTTCCTCCTGCTTCTTGATATTTTTTTCCCGGTCCTTGAATTCGCGATCCAATTCCTGCTTCTGGCGAAAAATATCGTCCTGGGCCTGCAGAAGCATTTCCTTTTTGTGTGCCTGAGACTCCTTCCGAGACTCTTCAAGAATTCGTTCTGCCAAGCGTTTGGCGTTGCCGTACTCCTTGTCCAGAATATACTTTCTGGCCATGAATCCGCCAAGAGCACCAACAACTAGAGAAAGCAACGATGAAATGATAATTGTGCCCAACATATTCCCCCACCCTGTATGTTATGCCCTGAGGGCTTTATGCACAAAGGCACGGCTTCTCGAGCCATGGCCTTCGTGTGAATGGCAACGGTGCTGCGACTCTGGAAATCAGGTCAAGCGGATGGGACGGTGAGGCAAGACGTAGGCGATCAGATGCAAGAGAGGAAGGGCACCAAGGTCCTTCGATGGGCGATGACAAAGGAGTGATCCCGGAGAGCCGTGTCGTGAGTCATATTGAACCTCGTATGTACAACTGAGGGCTGCTGCCGAACGTCAGGCGCCCCGGCATGCCGTGCGCACACGATCCGGCTGGAAGCGACCCTCCAATACTCGGTGTTGGCTCAATAACGACGATCACGATCACGAACTCCCCAGGAGATTCACGATATTCCGTTGTTGTCCATTCTATGTAAAAGTCCTTCGATTCTCGAATCGGTCGATTTGACTTTATCTGTCACTTGCAAAAGATCATCGGCCAATCCTAGAGCGAGGAATATCAACAATTTCTCTTTGCTGATGCTTCTGCCACGTTCGCTCAACGTACCATAGCGCTCTTCCAGAAGCGCCACAGCCTTTTCTATCCGATCCGAACTTGCGTCCGTCCTGAAGGATAGCTGTACCCCCAAGATTTCAAACGCATAATTCGACATATCACGAGTCGAGGTCCACGTCCTGAATCTTTTTCAGCAGATCCTCGACTTTTGTCCTCACCTGGGTTTTGGCCTCGCGCTCATGCTCAAGTTCTTCCTTGAGGCTGAGAATCTCGTACTCAAGAGACTCCTTCTTCTGCATCAAGGCGTCGAGCTTTTGGGCCAGTTGATTGAGTATATCCATGTTTTCTTGCATAAGGGTATCCATTCCGTTCAATCCGGTAACCGTCAAGACTCAAGGCATCCTCATTCTGCCGGAGACTCAACAGAGCGAATGAATGAGGAATGTTCAAGATTGTTTTCGACGAATATTCTTCTGTTGGGACCGAGCTATGGCCAAACTATCATCCGGAACATCCTTGGTTATGGTAGAACCAGCACCCACCAGAGCCTTGCTGCCTACGACAACAGGCGCGACAAGTGCCGTGTTGCTGCCAATAAAGGCCCCATCATCAATGCGGGTCTGGTGCTTACGCCGTCCATCGTAATTGCAGGTGATCGTTCCGGCTCCAATGTTCACATCGTCACCAATTACGGAGTCCCCCAAATACGCCAAGTGCCCAGCTTTGCTGTTGCGACCGAGTTTCGTGTTTTTGACTTCCACGAAATTCCCTACCCTCGAATCGGTGCCGATGTCAGTCCCCGGACGAAGACGAGAATACGGACCTATCACCGAGCCAACATCGACGCTTGATTTTTCTATATGTGTAAAAGGCCTGATTTGGCAAGCCCTGAGGACAGCGTCCTGAATGTGACAGTAGGCATCGATTATAGATCCCGACGTGATCCTGCTCTCTCCAAAAATGTGGCATGGTCCGCAAATAGAACAGCCACTCTCGATCATCACTCTCGGGCCTATCCAAACCTGTCTGGGATTGTGGATCACTACACCCCGGCCCATCCAATCCGAAACGATTTCTTTTCGGGCCGTCTCTTCCACCTCGGCCAACTCGATCGGTGTGTTGACACCTGCCAAGGCCTCACTGTCCATGCTTGTCACAGAGTTTACCGACAAGCCAGCCTGATCAGCCAGGCCGACCAAATCGGTAATATAATACTCCTTCTGCATGTTTTCATTGGACAATCCCCCGAGGACGTTTCCGACGGAGCCCAATCTGAGCATGTATATTCCGACGTTCACTTCATTCACAGTTTTCGAGCCATCTTCCACCCGCACGTCCTTGGCCTCGACGATTCGCTTAATCCGTCCCGAAATATCACGAAAAACTCTTCCGTACGGGCCTGGATCTTCGAGCCGAGTGGTCGCGATGGTCAGATCGCTCATTTTCCCAATATGCTCGGACACGATGTCAGCCACGATGCTTTTCGGAACGCAAGGCACGTCACCGTTCAGAATAATCACGTGTTCGATGCCACTTTCGATAAGTCGCGGCCAGGCCACTTGGAGGGCATGCCCTGTGCCGAGTTGCTTTTCTTGAAAGACAAACCGTGAAGATCTGGCTTGAAAGGAAGACTTTACCTGATCTGCTCCGAATCCGACGACTGTCCAGATTCGGTCTCCGACAAACCCCTCCAATGCTCGATAGACATACCAGAGCAGGGGTTCTCCAATCATTGTCTGCAGCACTTTTGGTTTTGGGGAATGCATCCTTGTGCCTTTACCTGCAGCCAGAACCAGTGCCCCCACCCGTTGCATTATGTCTTGAGACATCTTCATGTTCTCCGATACGGTTCGTTGAGAGGCAGTCACTATCCAAATTTCAGGATGGAATGCACACTGACTCGCCACGATCCCGGCATTGAATTCAACAAAAAAGAGGCAGGCCCGTTTGGACCTGCCTCCATGAAGCGCATCGCACAGGACGAAGCCCTAGCGGAGGGTTCCTTCCGACTGGGCGCACTCGCGGCATTTCAGCCGTTGCATAGCCCTGGCCAATGTAGCCTGGGCACGGGCATTGTCTATCTTTTCCTGCTGCTGCCGTAAACGCTGCTCGGCCCTTTCCTTGGCTTTTCGAGCGCGTTCCACATCAATTTCTTCGGCTTTTTCGGCCACTTCAGCCAGTACGGACACCTTGGTCGGTGTGACCTCGGCAAAGCCCCCGGAAACGAATACATAGTATTTTTTTCCGTTGATCTTGTAGTACAGGCTGCCGATGCCAAGGGCCGAAAGAAAGGGAATATGGTGAGGCAGCACTCCGAACTCGCCGTTCACTCCAGGAGCGCCAACATATTCGACGTGCTCGTCCAACAGTTTTCGATCCGGAGTGACGATTTCGAGGTGAATGCTGTTAGCCATGTCGTTCCTATCTCCCGGTTGTTTTATTTCTTGGCGTTTTCTACGGCCTCGTTGATGTCGCCGACCATATAGAAGGCACCTTCGGGAAGATCATCGTATTTGCCGTCGATGATGGCCTTAAAGCCTTTGATCGTGTCTTCCAACTTGACGTAGCGTCCTTCCTTGCCCGTAAACTGAGCAGCGACGAAGAAGGGCTGGGAAAGAAATCTCTGAATTTTCCGAGCCCTGTTGACGGTCAGCTTGTCTTCGTCGGAAAGCTCGTCCATGCCAAGAATGGCAATGATATCCTGAAGATCCTTGTACTTCTGAAGAATCTGCTGAACCTGTCTGGCCACCGAATAATGCTCAGCGCCAAGAACATTGGGGTCCAGAATTCGAGAAGTTGAGTCCAACGGATCCACTGCCGGATAGATACCAAGCTCAGCAATCTGGCGCGAAAGAACCAAGGTTCCGTCCAGATGCGAGAAGGTCGTGGCTGGAGCCGGGTCGGTCAGGTCGTCGGCGGGAACGTAGACGGCCTGAACCGAAGTGATCGAACCCTTGTTCGTGGAGGTGATCCGCTCCTGCAGCTCACCAAGGTCCGTGCCCAAGGTTGGCTGGTAACCCACGGCCGACGGCATGCGTCCCAAAAGGGCCGAAACCTCTGAACCAGCCTGGGTGAAACGGAAGATGTTATCGACAAAAAGGAGTACGTCCTGATTTTCCTCGTCGCGAAAGTACTCAGCGCAGGTCAAACCGGTCAAAGCAACTCGGGCACGGGCTCCCGGAGGTTCGTTCATCTGACCGTAGACCAAAACGGCCTTATCGATAACGCCCGCTTCGATCATCTCGTGATACAGGTCGTTTCCTTCACGAGTCCGCTCACCAACGCCAGCGAAGACCGAGATGCCACCGTGCTGCTTGGCAATGTTGTTGATCATCTCCATGAGGATGACTGTCTTGCCGACACCGGCACCGCCGAAGAGCCCCATCTTTCCACCTTTCGGGAAGGGAACGAGAAGATCGATGACCTTGACACCGGTCTCGAGCAATTCGATCGAGGTGCTCTGCTCCGTGAACGCCGGGGCAGGACGGTGAATGGGAAGATATTTCTTGGCATTGATCGGCCCCTTGTTGTCAACCGGACGACCGACAACATTGATGATCCGACCAAGAGAGGCCGCTCCAACCGGCGCGGCGATGCCGGTTCCCGTGTCCTTTCCGATCATACCGCGGACCAAGCCGTCAGTAGCATCCATGGCAATGCATCGAACGACGTTGTTTCCAAGATGTTGGGCGACCTCGACAACGAGGTTGTCAGGCTGGTCGTCAATGGCTGGGTTGGTGATCAGAATGGCGTTCAAAATGTTGGGCAGGTTGCCCTCGGCGAATTCCAAGTCGACAACAGGACCGATGACCTGAACGACTTTCCCTGTATTTTCTTTGCTCATCGAAATGTGCCCCCTTTATCCTTTTTTCAGTGCTTCCGCACCGCCGACGATATCCATGAGTTCTCTGGTGATGGTGGCCTGACGGGCCTTGTTGTAGACAAGTGTCAACTTGTTTACCAGATCGTCACAGTTCTTGGTTGCGTTATCCATGGAACTCATCCGGGCAGCGTGCTCGCTGGCCGAAGTGTCCAGCAATCCTCTGTAGACCTGAACCTTGACGTAGCGAGGCAGCAGCTCGGCCAACAGTCCCTCAACCGAGGGCTCGAAAATGTACTCGCTCGACGAATCGCCCTCTTCCTCCTCGGCCGGAGCAACGG
This sequence is a window from Deltaproteobacteria bacterium. Protein-coding genes within it:
- a CDS encoding 4-hydroxybenzoate octaprenyltransferase — encoded protein: MAKQFFKAMGIFVRMVKIEHSVFALPFAILGLVWSSNGAPGWAATILLILAMVAVRSFAMGFNRLVDLPFDRDNPRTRGRPLVTGELSVAGTKFLLLICAGLFILACAGLNQLCLALAPYALLWSAFYSYTKRFTPFCHFFLGTVLGLAPIAGWLAHDPTLTLPSTMLAFGVLFWVAGFDILYATQDVEFDRSRGLHSMPADLGLKTALALACFSHVTASLFFGFAGWAYGAGWIYFLTWGIVSAVLLSEHLLVDENSLSRVNLVFFTANGFIAIVFMAGALADIYILRA
- a CDS encoding tyrosine--tRNA ligase, with product MKDIDTALEQIRRGSVEIIDEKELREKLETGRPLRVKVGFDPTAPDLHLGHTVLIQKLKHFQELGHQAIFLIGDFTGMIGDPSGKSETRKKLSREQVLENAETYKRQIFKILDPDRTEIRFNSEWMDTLTAADFVELCSKYTVARMLERDDFEKRFKGNQPIAIHEFLYPLAQGYDSVALNADVELGGTDQKFNLLMGRTLQREAGQTPQVVLTMPILEGLDGVQKMSKSLGNYIGIDEPPNEMFGKMMSISDELMWRYFELLSDRSLDELAKLRRSVAEGQCHPMKIKEDLAQEIVSRFHGPQQGQEAKTYFECVFCRQQDPEDMPVVEAVCGTALIEVLDASGLCCSRGEIRRLIKQNAVSMDGEKVKAPETVVTAGEHICKVGKKRFLRVVAKEQ
- the thrC gene encoding threonine synthase gives rise to the protein MSGADVFPEYRGSMEYECLSCGRSFPVDRLLYTCPDCRGVMLLIDRSGKTLKETTGSAWRNLFDARCATRTTALRGVFRYYELMAPVLEEEDIVYLGEGHTPVVEASRKLRDLIGQPMAFKNDGQNPSASFKDRGMACAFSYLKHLIRQHGWDHVIAICASTGDTSAAAALYASYVGEPIRTVVILPQGKVTAQQMAQPLGHGAMVLEVPGVFDDCMKVVEHLADSYRVALLNSKNAWRILGQESYAYEIAQWYRWDLRGQAIFVPIGNAGNITAILNGFLKLADLGIIDRLPRIFGVQSSHADPVFRYYNADPAIRAWAPVQVRPSVAQAAMIGNPVSFPRVRALVDRYVRLAGEDFFHVVQVEEQAIMEAMLTANAHGHIACTQGGECLAGLIRARELGLLERDEHAILDATAHMLKFIGFQNQYMENGFPAEYEITPDTGRTNAPSLVIDPKEKDTLDPETFTLTAASNVASRLGLAKR
- the zapA gene encoding cell division protein ZapA, which codes for MSNYAFEILGVQLSFRTDASSDRIEKAVALLEERYGTLSERGRSISKEKLLIFLALGLADDLLQVTDKVKSTDSRIEGLLHRMDNNGIS
- a CDS encoding MBL fold metallo-hydrolase, yielding MAEIQTFQLGPLETNAYLILNDGRAVVIDPGGEPEVLVEALGNTVLEAIVNTHLHFDHIQGNAGLQRATKAPILASNDDADLLESELGGGGLWGLPRTEPFAFEPLNAGTWNWAGLDCRVMHTPGHSSGSHSLYFPELKAVFCGDLLFYRSVGRTDFPGGSLNVLERSVRENIFTLPEDTVIYPGHGPETSVGDEMRHNPFLSDFRP
- the rny gene encoding ribonuclease Y, coding for MLGTIIISSLLSLVVGALGGFMARKYILDKEYGNAKRLAERILEESRKESQAHKKEMLLQAQDDIFRQKQELDREFKDREKNIKKQEERLLEKEERVERKREEVTTRESELVHVEKSLAQKERDLGEREEGVKLLADQHQARLEEISGLTAEEAKVRLFEEVESRTRHEAAKMIRVIEMEAQESASRKAKEILATAIQRYTGDYVSEHTVTAVQLPSEDMKGRIIGREGRNIRALEAATGVDLIIDDTPETVILSAYSPLRREVAKQALERLISDGRIHPARIEDIVRKVEKEMDIKLREIGEQATFDVGVHGIHPEIVRLLGHLRYRTSFSQNVLQHSLEVAFLCGIMAAELGIDVKKAKRAGLLHDLGKAVDHEVEGPHAQIGADLAKKYGESKEIIHAIAAHHEDVAPSTVLAVLVQAADSLSGARPGARKELLENYVKRLEDLENIATGFEGVARAYAIQAGRELRVMVDCERISDEKIFLVCKDISKKIEENLTYPGQIKVTVIRERRAVGFAK
- a CDS encoding diguanylate cyclase; this translates as MTNQPPPSCGIQTLRREHIVRHEALLRDGFAAFVPHTSTSLHFPRAVSEGFLDRDGSPRAPILEGEVLHIPLAVGRRLMAVMALDGVQPDRARPILPVLPALADLLLERVALIRQAQTDPLTGLTNAHYFQELVAGEIRHILDCILPGSAAGTDCSMSGFSASFALLAVNLNRFRPLNTTYGHAFGDRILAGVAESLLTCIPVQATPARLEKDTFTVLWPQASPGKALVLAEEIRENIGRLRIEYPLSGEPVTVSASIGVTCYPQDLTGRQLRHPVREQTRSILYKACRTVAAARAQSGSGVLAFPRILTEGGLILETLPLGRLVVNLGRSVDVREGQRFLVWSSAGGTDTELIRDGQNRVVGRYPSMPKAEISIIEVQDEISIAELLTLTDPSWPVGPGDHLTLQDEHETGFPAVCEDTARILLPGRDTLTGLFTYRGFLEKWTRSRERTETCTLMLVRLDNPALDPRLQQPSALEGLVESLHRLAVEIYGKGLLGGRYCQDGMILFVPAELRKVSNLARDFVFAASERHQAGLTIGCAGFPFLSFARSDLVENVRKALEHAFLLEAPRIAAFDSTTLTISADRYFARGDLFLAMEEYKLALAANEDNILAANSLGICLARLGRLSEARSRFAGILGRDAENLMALYNLGCTCLRLGDLEEAQLSFRRCLNLDPRHIYAILRLGQMAEQGGDTVLAESHYRRAGELDERVAHRHLGRLALKEGKTEKARSHLHAAVVANPMDAASLHLLARIYLDRGDDPEMAESFARQSVYLNPGKVAYWDELARSLDTQGRTGEAAQARSRADSLG